DNA sequence from the Agromyces aureus genome:
CGGTCTGATTCGTCTCCATGCCTCAAGGCTGGCAGCGGCGCCGATCCGCCCGCTATGGGGTGAGTCCCTGATTCGACCCTGACCGTGGGGTCCGGGCCCCGATCGACGCCTCGAGGTCTGCTTGGATGGCAGACATGGAGCCCCGGATGTCGCGCCCGCGCGCCTGCGTCGCCACGGGCGTCGCGGCGGGGCTGGCCGCGCATCTCGGCTGGCCGGTGCTCGTCGTGCGCGCGGCGTTCGTGGTCACGAGCCTCACCGCGGGGGCGGGCCTGCTGCTCTACGTCTGGCTCTGGGCGCTGACGCCGTGGGAGCCGGGGGAGCGGCGACCGACGCGGCGCGCGCCCGTCGCGTGGCTGCTGGTGTCCGCCTCCGCGGCGTCGCTCGCTGCGGCGTGGCTGGGCAGCGGCGGCCTCGCGGTCGACGTCGAGGTCGACGACGGTTCGGCGCTGCGGTGGTGGCTCGGCGCGGTCTTCGCGGGCATCGGGCTCGCCGTGGCATCCGCGGCCTGGGCGAGCTTCATCGACCGACCGGAGCCGGAGCGCGGGCCGAGGCACGAGCTCACGATCAGGCTCGTCGCCACCGGCCTGCTGTCGGTCACGGCCCTCGCGCTCGTGTTCGGCGAGAGTGCGAACCGGCACCCGGTGCCGACGTTCGCGGCCGCGCTCGCCGCGGTGCTCGGCATCGGCCTCGTCTACGCGCCGACGCTCGTGACCGCGTGGCGCGAGCTCACCGAGGAGCGCACGAAGCGCATCCGCGAGGAGCAGCGCAGCGAGATCGCCGCGCACCTGCACGACTCGGTGCTGCAGACGCTCGCGCTCATCCAGAATCGGGCCGGCGCGTCGACCGAGGTCGCACGCATCGCGAGGGCGCAGGAGCGGGAGCTGCGCGACTGGCTCTTCGACGGCGAGGCGCCGGCCGACAGCGACCTCGGGACCGACCTGCGCGACTTCGCTGCGGCTCTCGAGATCGACTATCCCGTGACGATCGACGTCGTCGCGGTGGGCTCGTCGAGCGAGCGTGCGAGCGGCGAGGTCGCCGCCGCGGCCCGCGAGGCCATGCTGAACGCGGCACGGCACGCGGGCGGCGAGGTCTCGGTCTACGTCGAGGCGTCTCCCGACTCGGTGGAGGTGTTCGTGCGCGACCGCGGCGCCGGCTTCGACCTCGCCGAGGTGCCGAGCGACCGCCTCGGCGTGCGCCAGTCGATCATCGGGCGCATGCGCCGGGCCGGTGGCTCGGGCGAGGTGCGGGTCGGCGCGGGCGGCGGCACCGAGGTGCGGCTGCGGTTCCCCGCCGAACGCTCCGGATCGGAGAACGCCCGTGGCTGAGACCTCCGTTCGCGTCGTCATCGTCGACGACCACTCGATCTTCCGCTCGGGGCTGAAGGCCGACCTCGACGCGTCGATCGAGGTCGTGGGCGAGGCGTACGACGTGGAGTCCGCCGTGCTCGCGGTGACGGGTGCCGCGCCCGACGTGGTGCTCCTCGACGTGCACCTGCCCGGGGTCGGCGTGCCGGCGGGCACGAGCGGCGGGGCCGAGGTCATGCGCCGGGCCGCGGCATCCGTTCCGGGCACGAGGTTCCTGGCGCTGAGCGTCTCGGACAAGGCCGAAGACGTGGTGGGCGTGATCCGCGCCGGCGCCCGCGGGTACATCACGAAGGGGTCGTCGGGGGCCGACGTCAGCCGCGCCGTGCTCGCCGTCGCGAGCGGCGACGCCGTCTTCTCACCGAAGCTCGCCGGATTCGTGCTCGACGCCTTCGGAGCCGCCGTCGGCGAGACCGCGGCCGCGAGCGACGAGCTCGACCGTCTCTCGGCACGCGAGCAGGAGGTCATGCGGCTCATCGCCCGCGGCTACGCCTACAAGGAGGTCGCGGCCGCCCTGTTCATCTCGACGAAGACCGTCGAATCGCACGTCTCGGCCGTGCTGCGCAAGCTGCAGCTCTCGAGCCGGCATGAACTCACGGCCTGGGCGAACGCGCGGCGCCTGCTCTAGTCGCGCGGGCCGCCCGCGGCATCCGCTCGCCCGCGCCCCTGCTCGCGTCCGGCGCAGGCCGGCCGGTAGACGTCGAGCGCCGCGGGCACGAGGCGCACGGTCGTGTGGGAGCCGCGCGCCGAGTCGCCTCCCGACGCCGCGGAGGGCGCCGCGATCGACACCTCGCCGTCGTGCGCGAATCCCGGCGGCTGGCCCTTCCGAGGGCGCACGAGCACGTCGATGGACTCGGTCGTGAACGACTCGAGCCGTTCCGGCAGCAGCTGCAGGCGGCGGAGGACCGCCGTCGTGCGCCGGCCGAACGCGAGCGAGCCGACGGCCCGCGCCCGGTCTCCGGCGTGCAGCACGCGCACGTCGAGCGTGCCGTCGTCGAGGCTTCGGCGCTGCATGGGCGCCGCGATGCCGGGTTCGTTGCGCCCGACGCCGACGTAGAGCGTCCAGACGCGGGCCCGGCGCCCTTCGATGACGATGGTCACGGGAGCCGAGTGCCGCAGCACCTTCGCCGCGGCCACGACCGCGGCGGGCCACTTGCCCCACCGGCCTTCGAGCCGCTCGCGTGCGGACACGAAATCCGGGTAGATGCCGACCGAGGCGGTGTTCATCACCGTGATCGGGTCGCCGCCGGCGAAGCTGAGCTCGGCGACGTCCACGCGCACGCCCTCGCCCCGCTGCAGTGCGTCGACGGCGAGGTCGACGGATGCCGCGCCGGCCGTGCGTGCGAAGTGGTTGAACGTGCCGCCCGGCACGACGAGGAGCGGCACGCCGGCCGTCCTGGCCTCGTGCGCCACGGAGGCGACCGACCCGTCGCCGCCGCAGACGCCGACGATGGTCGGCGGCTCGTCGCGGGCGAGTGCGGCCCGCACGATCGCCCCAGGCTCCTCGCCGTCCTCGAGGAGGTGCAGCTCGGCGAGCGGCAACCGCCGTTCGAGCACGCGCATCGGGTCGGCGCGCACGACGCTCGTTCCCGACGAACGGTTCACGACCACGAAGAGGCCGGCGCCGTCGGGCGAGGCGGGCAGGCTGCGGTCGGCGCCGGGCGGGGCGGCATCGTCGTGTTCGGCGGGCGGGCCGGGGCGCACGAGGAGCCCGCCGAGTGCAGCGACCCCGGCGCCGAGCGCGAGCCCTCCGAGCACGTCCGACGCCCAGTGGGCGCCCGTGTGGAGGCGCGAATAGGCCACGCCGAGGGCGGCTGGGGCGAGGGCGATGCCGAGGCGCGGCGACTCGAGCGCGACGCCGGCCGCGAACGCCGCCGCGCTCGCCGAGTGGCCCGACGGGAACGACGGCGTGACGAGCGGCTTCCGAAGGTGCCGACCGATCGGCACGTCGTCGAGCAGCGGCCGGTCGCCGCCGAACACCTGCTTGCCGACCAGGTTGGCCAGTGCGCTCGCGGCGAGCAGCGAACCGAGCCCGCGTGCGGCCGCCCGGGGGCGACCGGTCACGGCGAGCACTCCGCCGATCGTCCACCAGAGCACGCCGCGATCGGCGAACCCCGAGACGCCGGCCCAGAACCGGTCGGCGACGGGATGACTGGGGCCGGCGTTCACGGCACGCGCGGCCGCGGCATCCGCTCGCCGAAGCCATGCGGGCAGGATTCTCGTGCGCTGGACGGCGACTCGTGCGTTCTGGGTGATCACGCCCGTCATCGTATGCGGCACGCCGGGCCGGAACTGGGGGTTGCGTCAGCCCTTCGAGACCCGCTCGAGCAGGCCGTCGCGCACCTCGCGCCGCAGCACCTTGCCGATGAGCGAGCGCGGAAGCTCGTCGAACACCTCGATATGCTTGGGCACCTTGTAGGGCGTGAGGCTCGTGCGGCAGAAGTCGCGCAGTGCCGACGCGTCGAACGCTGCGCCCTCGCGGAGCTCCACCCCGGCGGCGACCGTCTCGCCGCCGTCGGCCCGCGGCAGGCCGACGACCGCGGCGCCGCGCACGTCGGGGTGCGCGAGCAGGGCCGCCTCGACCTCCGACGGCGACACGTTGAACCCGCCCGTGATGATGAGCTCCTTGCGGCGGTCGATGATCGTGACGAAGCCGTCGTCGGAGACGTGCACGATATCGCCCGTGCGCAGCCACCCGCCGGGCAGCAGCGCCTCGGCGGTCTCGGCCGGCCTGCGCCAGTAGCCCTCGAACACCTGGGGCCCCCGCACGAGGAGCTCGCCGGCCTCGCCGATCGGGCGGTCGATCTCGGGGTCGTCGGGGTCGACGACCCGGATCTCGGTGCTCGGGAACGGCACGCCGACGGTGCCTGGGCGGCGGGTCGGACCCATCGGGTTGCCGAGCGTGATCGGCGAGCTCTCGGTCATGCCGTAGCCCTCGACGAGCAGGCCTCCGGTGGCGCTCTCCCAGCGGTCGACGGTCGCGGTCGGCAGGCTCATCGCCCCCGAGATCGCGAAGCGGATGCGTTCGAGGGCGCGCGGGTGACGCGCGGCCGAGCGCACGAGCTGGTCGTAGATCGGCGGCACCGCGGGCAGGAACGTGGGCGGCGAGTGCTTCGCCGCGTCGAGCACCATCTTCGCGTCGAACTTCGGGAACAGCACGAGCCGGGCGCCGATGCTCATGGCCGTCGTGAGGCACAGCGTCAGGCCGTACGCGTGGAAGAGCGGCAGCACGCCGTAGAACGTCTCGCCCCCGAGATCGAGGCCCGGCACCCAGGCCCGGCTCTGCATCGCGTTCGCGCGCAGGTTGCGGTGGCTGAGCACGGCGGCCTTCGGC
Encoded proteins:
- a CDS encoding ATP-binding protein produces the protein MSRPRACVATGVAAGLAAHLGWPVLVVRAAFVVTSLTAGAGLLLYVWLWALTPWEPGERRPTRRAPVAWLLVSASAASLAAAWLGSGGLAVDVEVDDGSALRWWLGAVFAGIGLAVASAAWASFIDRPEPERGPRHELTIRLVATGLLSVTALALVFGESANRHPVPTFAAALAAVLGIGLVYAPTLVTAWRELTEERTKRIREEQRSEIAAHLHDSVLQTLALIQNRAGASTEVARIARAQERELRDWLFDGEAPADSDLGTDLRDFAAALEIDYPVTIDVVAVGSSSERASGEVAAAAREAMLNAARHAGGEVSVYVEASPDSVEVFVRDRGAGFDLAEVPSDRLGVRQSIIGRMRRAGGSGEVRVGAGGGTEVRLRFPAERSGSENARG
- a CDS encoding LuxR C-terminal-related transcriptional regulator; translation: MAETSVRVVIVDDHSIFRSGLKADLDASIEVVGEAYDVESAVLAVTGAAPDVVLLDVHLPGVGVPAGTSGGAEVMRRAAASVPGTRFLALSVSDKAEDVVGVIRAGARGYITKGSSGADVSRAVLAVASGDAVFSPKLAGFVLDAFGAAVGETAAASDELDRLSAREQEVMRLIARGYAYKEVAAALFISTKTVESHVSAVLRKLQLSSRHELTAWANARRLL
- a CDS encoding bifunctional phosphatase PAP2/diacylglycerol kinase family protein; this encodes MITQNARVAVQRTRILPAWLRRADAAAARAVNAGPSHPVADRFWAGVSGFADRGVLWWTIGGVLAVTGRPRAAARGLGSLLAASALANLVGKQVFGGDRPLLDDVPIGRHLRKPLVTPSFPSGHSASAAAFAAGVALESPRLGIALAPAALGVAYSRLHTGAHWASDVLGGLALGAGVAALGGLLVRPGPPAEHDDAAPPGADRSLPASPDGAGLFVVVNRSSGTSVVRADPMRVLERRLPLAELHLLEDGEEPGAIVRAALARDEPPTIVGVCGGDGSVASVAHEARTAGVPLLVVPGGTFNHFARTAGAASVDLAVDALQRGEGVRVDVAELSFAGGDPITVMNTASVGIYPDFVSARERLEGRWGKWPAAVVAAAKVLRHSAPVTIVIEGRRARVWTLYVGVGRNEPGIAAPMQRRSLDDGTLDVRVLHAGDRARAVGSLAFGRRTTAVLRRLQLLPERLESFTTESIDVLVRPRKGQPPGFAHDGEVSIAAPSAASGGDSARGSHTTVRLVPAALDVYRPACAGREQGRGRADAAGGPRD
- a CDS encoding long-chain-fatty-acid--CoA ligase yields the protein MNPFEHRPWLAHYAEGVPPEIEEPSQTLVDMIDDAVSRYRRRTALEFFGAETSYHELGEQIASAAEGLRRLGVRAGDRVALVLPNCPQHVVAFYAVLRLGAIVVEHNPLYTPPELRHQFEDHGAKVAVVWNSVADTVAEFPSDIRPEHIVAVDLTRALPFGKRMALRLPVPAARRSRRALTTKPKARGLVEWERLTSRRAVAKRHPRPSLDDTAVLQYTSGTTGRPKAAVLSHRNLRANAMQSRAWVPGLDLGGETFYGVLPLFHAYGLTLCLTTAMSIGARLVLFPKFDAKMVLDAAKHSPPTFLPAVPPIYDQLVRSAARHPRALERIRFAISGAMSLPTATVDRWESATGGLLVEGYGMTESSPITLGNPMGPTRRPGTVGVPFPSTEIRVVDPDDPEIDRPIGEAGELLVRGPQVFEGYWRRPAETAEALLPGGWLRTGDIVHVSDDGFVTIIDRRKELIITGGFNVSPSEVEAALLAHPDVRGAAVVGLPRADGGETVAAGVELREGAAFDASALRDFCRTSLTPYKVPKHIEVFDELPRSLIGKVLRREVRDGLLERVSKG